GACCCTCATCGCGACGATTATAGAGAAGAGGACCGTCAGGAGAGCCGAGAAGGGAAGCCAGCTCCTCCTAAGCTCAAGAAGCGCAGACCTCAAGCCTCCTACCGAGGGATCCGTGAGCTCCAGGTAAACTAGCAAACCGATCAGAACCGAGCTGAGCCAGGGCTGCATTGAAACAACCGCCTGAGCATAAGCCTCCACGATGGTACTAGCCAAGACCGAGGAACCCAGCACAGAGGAACCTAATACAGAGGAGCCCAGCACGGAGGAGCCTAAAACCGAGGAGCCTAAGACGGAGACTCCTAGGATTGTGGAGAGGCCTGAGAGGGGGGCTGCAACGGTGAGGAGGCTAGCAGCGGATAGGCAACCGAAAAGGGCTAGGAGGAGGATCAACCTACGCTCCAAGCGGAACCCCCCACACTACGCTTAACTGTCAAAGGGATCTAGAAAATCCTATATAAAAGCTTTTCACTGGTCACCTAACACATATTCCTATTAAGGATGGGTGGATGCTTGAAGTAAATAAGCACCCTGGTTCTCTTCAACTAACATCCAACCATCTAGCCTTTCATGAGTGGAAACTCTATCGGTTACAAAGTAACCCTTGAAGAGCACGCCTCCAACATCTAACGCTGCTAAATAACGCCCTTACCATGTGTGGAGGAATGAAGGTATCTTGACCATAAAGGTTCTTCGATCATACAGCTTCTGACGAACCACTCCGCCCATAACCAGTACACCCACCATATTCAAAACCGATCTCTTCCATAGCTGTAAAATCCTTTGGCCCATGAATTAAGTTACTCCATAGTCTACCTAAACCTCGATCTAACAAGCTTTAAGCGGATGAAAGGGGTGTTGGGATGGGTTGATGGCTCCTCCGAGCTATATTAGTCCTCTCAAAATGCGGAGATCGGCATACTGCCTAACCGCTTCGTCAACAAGCTCTATCCTCTTATCCTCACCCTTCGAGAAGAGCAGTCTTCCCCTAGTGAAGGTATGATATCTGAAGAGTAGAGGAGCTTGGTTGAGCACGTGCAGGTCGATCGGAGTTTTTAAGATGGCTTCAAGCCTCGCTGAGAGGTCAGTCTCATAGCTGAAAGCATCCTCTGGATTTCTGGCCCAGAGTGCCACATCGACATCTCGAAAGATATCTTATCTCAGCAAAGCTCCCATGCACATAGGCGAAGAGGATGCCATCAACGCCTTCAAGCTCCCCCACAGGGCATTAAGAAACTCCTCTTTCTCCTCAATGGCCAGCTTACGATACTTAGCCTCATGCATCCTCTCAGCCGCCTTGAAATCTCCTAATCTGGGAGATGAACTCCTCGAAGTCCTTTAAGCCTTTCTTAACGCTTTCATAAACCCTTTCATCCATTATCGTCCAATACCTGTGAACGAGGAGGTTTCTAAGCCTAGCGGCTGAGGCCAGCCTAGAAGTCAAGCTCTCGGGGTGGGATGCCTCTCGATCCAAGCCTCATAAAGCACTCGGGAAAGCCTTCCACTGTCTCACCGTAAACTCTCAACAGCACCCGCACACATATGCTTGCGGCAGCCTCAACAAGCTGAATGATAAGGTATCTGACTGAAAGCCTCTCCTAAATCGTCAACTCCTCAAACCTCTTGGAGACGAGACCACTGAGAAGCTGCAGGGCATCATTAATCTCCCTTATCCTAGCCTCACCAGAATCGCTAATCGTTCCCAAAAAGGTCTACATCCAAAAACATGACATCAGGCTGGCTTCTGACATAACCTTCAGACCAGATCCTAGCTAGATCCAGCCGATGCCTTCTGAATCTAACCCACCCGACATTACCCTTAGTAGTAAGCTTATGGGTCGAGGCCTCTCGGGCCGTCACTCCTCCTTCTTCTCCTCTCCTTCTACCTCCCCCTTCTCCTCAGCCTCGGCCTCGCCTAAGCCTTCAAGCTCCTTCTCGATCTCCTCTATAGGCTTCGGGGGTGGCGTCGTCGCAAGGGTATACCCTATCCAGGCCATTATCAATAGGATGGCTGCGACGGCTACAAAGGCTGAGGCCTGTATCACCAGCTGAGCCCAGGGGGAGAGGAATACCAGCCAGAAGTAAACCCCTATCCCTACTATGCTCCCGACTAGTATTCCGGCTCCAAGAACCCTATCATCCATCAGAATCCCCACCCAGAGGGAGTGTTAAGGTCTAGAACCGTGAGGTATCTGATGAAGCCCTCATCTGAAGCCCAGAGTCTGGCCTCGAGGTAGCCCCACCCGACAGCCAGATTGGCTATCTTCCTAGCCCTGGATATTCCTTGGGCTAGGCTTCTTTTGAACCTCCCATCCATGGCATCCCTGAGCCTCCTCAATATATCGACAAGTATGACGCCTAGGTGGGGGCTTCTAACACGCCTCACGATCATAGGAACGAGCCTCAGGATAGCCCTATCAACCGAATCAAGAACCCGATACAGGACCCCCCTCCTGAGAGCTCTCCTTCTCATATTGACGAGGAAACTAGCAGTGAACATAGCTATCTTTAGATGGACATTTAACTGAATAGTCTTATAAAATTTTTGGATTTAAGATTTCTACCTACTGCTGCTGATCGCTCTCAACTAATCTTTATATAAGATGTTCAGAATCGAGAGGGGCTTAGAAGCCTGAGTTTTGAGAGGCCATCGATAGGGGCTCGACCCCTCCGGCCAGAATAGGAGAGAAAATTCTTGAACTTCCGAGGCAAGCCTCGGAGCCAATATGTCTATGTCCCACTCCAAAGGGATGAGTGGAGATCTCAGCCCCCATATCGAGATGAATCAGTTAGATCCTCACCTCCTCGAATAAACGGAGAAACCTGCATCAGATATCAATCATAATCATAGCTGCTCTAGCTTTTGTAAGCTTCTCAGGCATTTAACGATGCCCTAATGGGATTTTAACTTGGTTTGGCCGATTAGTCCGAGGTCGTCTCTCAAGGCTATCCCGCATTCGATAGCCCAGCCAGCTGTCCCCCCTCCTTGAGCCTTATAAACTCTCGAGGGGTCTGGGACATGAAAGGAGGAGGGCCTACACCTCGTCAAAGGGGCTGCGTTGTAGATACTGACCCCCAATCCAGGAGGGGTCCAGTCTCTTCACTTAGAACCTAATGAATATAGCGTTCTCAGCGAGCTCCATCATCTTCAGCCCTAGAAGTTAAATTAGGATAAGAACCAGGATGGTTGAGATGATGCCTGTCAAATAGATCCCGTCGAATATCCCAGCTCCCCCCACACTCACTATAGGGGCTCCAAGCTTTGGAATCTTATCTAGGTTTAGGAGGTCCGCCCCCAACAAGGTTCCAACAGTCCCCGACACGTAGGCCATGATGAATGGATTGCTCTTGGCGCTGATCGAATATAGGATGATGGAGGTTAGGGCTGTTGTCAGGGGCGGTATGAAGGTCGGCACCGCAATCCCCAACCCCTTAATAGGTTTCGCAACCCTATTGGTCACGGTTGTTACCATTAGGAGGGCTATCAGGATCTTGATGTATGTGATGGGCGGATCGGGCTCCCTTGATGGAATGGTTATTAAGAGAAGGTATGTTGATGTTATTAATGGTATGACTGCCCCGCCAAGATTTATTGAGAGGATCGTCCTTCTCCTTCTCCTTGCAAACTCTGGTATTACCCAGCTGACACCGAAGAAGCTCACCCTCCTTAGAGCTACTAATGGCTCTATTGAAACGATCTCTTTTATCGGAATGTTGATATGACTCCCAAGAAGGGAGAGCAAAAACAGTGTAAAGGTGAGGGTTAAAGGCAGGCCTAAGGCCTTGGAGAGGACTACCTCCATGCTGATGAATAGAGGTAGAAGTATGAGGGTCCACCCCAACATCAATAGAAAATATGTGATCGAGATTGGGCGGAAGATCAGCCTCGGTCCATCAGTCTCCATTTGATTTACTTCCCTCGGGCCTTAACTGCCATCCCCTCCTCCTCTCTCTTAGAGGAATATAACTCCTTCCTCACTGATCATGGAAACCACCTACATGGCCGAGGGATACCCAACCAGTTAGAAAATATAACGCCTATTCTGGAAACCCTAAAAAACTTCAAAATGGCTAAGGGGTTTAAGAAGATCGTTCTTCATTAAGGCGTTTCAGGAGGCCTAGGGAATTAATTAAATAAGTTGGATAGAGCTTTTCAATTAATCTATTATTTTTGTATTTCTTAGTTTGTTTTCAACACTCTCTAATCCAAGTTTTCGAAGAGTTTCTGGCTTTGGAACGCCTCTTTCATCCCATCCCACCAGTTTATAGTATTCTTGCTTCTCTCTTTCGAACTGGTTTCTGTCGACTGTTTTGCCCTTATATGGGCCTGAGGGCAAGGGCTCCCAGAATCTGGGTGGGTTCTCATCATCTATTCCCGGCCTCCAGTTTATATCAGGCCCGCCTATAAGGAGCATGGCTCTCTGGATCTGCAGTATCCTCAGAGCCTTCTCCTCGTACCACTCTTCCCTGGTCAATCTGAAACCTGTTACTGCCTCGTAGAGCTGCAGGATCTCTTCAACCTCGATGTCGAAGGTTGTGAAGGTGCAACATGTTGCGGAGTCCGACAGTATTGATGAGGCCTCGCCGCTTCCATACTCCCTGATGGAGGCGAGAGAGGTATGGTCTCCCGCTTGAACGGAGCAGGCATATGATATATTCTTTGCAAAGTCCTCCCCGCTTCTGATCCCGTGTGCTCCAATCGCTACGCCCTTCTCGTGGACGGCGTATTGGAGGAGGTTAACCCCCTTGATTTGGCTGAGCTTCAGGGCGGCTCTGTATACCCCCTCAGCGAGGATGCCTCCTATACCCTCCCTGCGTGCCACCTTCTCGGCCAGTGAGGTGAAGGCCTCAGTATTCCCCCAACTGAGTTCTAGGCCTCCCAGCTCCTCCCTAGTTAATATTCCCCTCTGATATAGCTCCGCTGCAAATCCCAAGACCGCACCGCCCTGTATTCCGCAGAGGCCTAAGTCGTTTGCGATGTATGATATGTAGATGTTATCCTCAGGTCTGAATATTCCAAGGTTCGTGCCCATGTATGCCTCAAACTCATAGTCTGGATTGTCGCATATCGCCCCTGCAAATTTCCCAGATCTTATCACCGAGAGTTTAAGACATGTAACAGGGCAGCCGAAGTCTCCCCAATACCTTTTAACCCAGTATTTATCGAACTCCTCCCCCTTGAAACTCTCCACATTGTGCCATTCCTCCTGCCAGTTCCTTATAGGCTCCGAGCTGGTTTCAGCCCCAAAGTGGTAGCCGCCCCTACCCGTCCCCCACCTCCTGAAATCCTCTATCTCGAAATTCCTCCTGGAAAACTCATCAAACAGTTGGATCGCCTTTTCCATATCGTGAGCCTCAGGGAGGGGTCCGAACCCCTTCACTACGATCGCCTTTAGATTCTTTGAGCCCATCACCCCGCCATATCCGCCATACCCAGCCCCATGGGCGTATTTGGAGACCACCGCAGCAACCCTAGTCCTGTTCTCTCCAGCGGGGCCGATATAGAGGATTGATGGCTCCTTCACCTCCCCATAATTCGGCCTAAGCCTCTTTATATCTTCAACAGACCTCTTTACCAGATGCTTTAATGTCTCCCTACCTCCTTTGCCCCATATAGAGGTAGCATCCCTGATCTCGATCTGACCATCGCATACGAGGATGTAGCTAGGCCTCTCGGCCCTCCCGGTTATTATTAAGCCGTCATATCCGGCGCACTTCAGATCTACACCGAACTCTCCCGCTATGGTGGAACCGATCATCCCATTGCTCTGAGGAGACTTCCCAGAGATACAGACCTTCGTTCCAGGAATAAACCCAGTCAGGGGCCCGGTTAACACTAGAAGAATATTATCGGGGGAGAAGGGGTCTATCTCCTCCCATCTTTCGCCAATCCTATCCCAGAGGATCTTCGCAGCCAAGCCCCTCCCCCCGATATAATCCCGCAGAACCTCATCGGAGAAGCTCGTCTCCTTAACAGATCCCTCCGTGAGGTCTACCTCTAGAAAGTTACCCGCATATCCCATCATCAACCTTCAACCTCCCTAGCGATCTCCTCACCGAATAGCCTCCTCGCAACCGCCGAGGTCAGGATCTCAGGGGTCTTCGCATAAAGCCTATATGAGAACCCTTCAACCCTGGGCACAGCCCTCAAGGCGTTCCATCTCCCCATCCTGCAAGCCTCAACACACCTCGGATCCCCATCACACAGGTCGCATATGACAATATGATCTTTTCTAGGATGTAGGTGGGGGACCCTTCCCGGGCAGGCAGTTATGCAAACCCCGCATGAAGTACACCTCGAGGCATCAACCCTCACAGCACCCGTCTCTGCATCAGCTGATAACGCTCCGGAAGGGCAGGCGTTCACGCAAGGATAGTCTTCACATTGAAAACAGAGATGAGGAATCTCAACTCCCGGAATTAACATGAAGACCCTCACCCTAGAAGCCTCGGGCCAGACCCTACCCTCATGATACAATGAGCAGGCTATCTCACACCTCCTGCAACCGCTACAACTCTCATAATCCCTTTCGATCCAAATCCTTCTAGCTCCAACCATCAATGGCACCTCACATATGGATTTGATCAGGATCAATGGAATTATAGATTTAAAAAATTTTAAAAAGGCCCCGTTAAACGAAAAAGTTGCTTAATTAATCTTTTTTGGGAATAAATTTCTTGGTGGGGCCGGAAGGATTTGAACCCTCGACATTCGGGTTTCCTCTCCAAAAGCTCTTCATCCCGTCGCCGGTCAGCAAACCCTAATCCTTGTCTTCTGGAGCCCGACGTCATACCTGGCTAGACCACGGCCCCTCCAGAATGGCTAACCCACCATCCAATATATATTTTTTAGGATTTCTTCTCGATCGAATGCATTGGAGCCTTTTGAGAAGCAAAAGATTTAAACGAGCCCTTCATGCCCTTTTTATGGGCTACCGGCCAAAGGGCGTGGGAACCACCTGAACCCATACCGAACTCAGAAGTTAAACCACGCTCCGTCCACGGCGGTAGTGTTGTCTTCGGCGACGCGAAACCGTGGAAGCTGGTGGCCCCCCATACTTACGAATAATCCTCCTTCCCCCTTTTCCCTCGCCCCTCCGGTTTAAGACTGAGAATTACCTGTTTTGAGTTGAAGAGGAAATTAATGTTTATAACCTTGTGGCTAGATTCAACTGAAGTGGTTAGGGTGATATCTTCGGCCGGGCAGCTATTCCAGCCTCAGACTGAGCTGGGGACGATCATACAAGTGATAATCAGCATAGCCTTCATCACCTACATCTTCTACGCCCAGAGGATCCAGAGCTTAACCATGCTAAGGCAGATCGAGGGGACCCTGAGGAGGGTTAAGGCCATCAGGGATGAGGGGAGGAGGATATCCATCGAGACGATAAAGGAGGTGGGGAAGCCCCCGAGTGACCCTACCCCCCAGGTGGAGCGCCTCCTTGAGAGCTTCTTCATCTCGCCAACGGACCTAGACCCCGCCGGGATTGTCTGGAAGCTGGAGCAGCTGCTCAACGTGAGGGAGAGGAAGTTTAGGGCTGATGTTAGGGCTATAGCGCCGAACGCCTCTGAGAGCGAGGCACACAACATCGAGAACCTTTTGGAGGCCTCTCAGGCCCTCAACGTCTTCTATAAGGTCATCCGCCACTACTACCTTCTCGGAAGGAAGACCATGAACATCTACATCATCATGCAGATCCACATGATCCTCCCCCTAGTTATGAGGGAGGTCGAGGCCTTCTCCTCCGCCATACAGGCCTTCCAGCAGGGGATGCCCATAGGGGATGGGGTTGGAGCCCTGACAGCTGCAAAGATGATGTATGGCCATCCATACAAGGAGGTCGCTGAGGATTTCATAGCGGCTGAGGTGCCTATGGATGGGAGGGAGCTGATAGTGATCAAGGCAACTGGGCCAGGGGGGAATGTTGGGAAGCCCGCTGAGGCGATAGAGGCCATCCTCAGGGAGAGGAAGGGGGAGGTCAAGGCCATAGTGATGATCGACGCCGCAGCCAAGCTCGAGGGGGAGCAGACGGGGGAGGTCGCTGAAGGGGTTGGGGCGGCCATCGGGGGCATAGGGGTGGAGAAGTTCAAGATAGAGGAGGCTGCCAAGGCCTACAACGTTCCGTTGTATGCTGTGGCCATAAAGGTCGACATCACGGATGTCGTAGCCCCCATGAGGGAGGAGCTCTTCGAGGCCACGGATAGGGCTGTCGAGGCGGTTAAGAGGATCATCTCGGAGAGGACGAGTGAGGGGGATGTGGTCATAGTGGCGGGGATCGGGAACACTGTAGGCATAGCCCAGTAGGGTGGGATCATGGGTGATATGAGCAGTGGCAGGGGGGTCATCCCCCAAATCCCATGGGTCGTCATCCTAGGAGCCCTCGCCTTGGGGGTCTTCTCCCTCCTCAACCTATATCTGGGGTTTCAGGCCTATGCCTCGGGGAGGGCCGAGCAGGCAAGCTATTATATACTCATTGGATCTATGGGGTTCGCCGCTATGGGCTATATGTTCTTCAGGGCTAGGGCTCCACCCTTGAGGAGAGCGTTGATACCCCGGGTCGAGGTCGTGACGACCATAGAGTGTCCAAGCTGTGGGTTGAAGAGGGTAAGGAACTTCGAGAGGGGTGACTACATATTCAGGAGGGATATCCCCTGCACGAAGTGTGGAGGGCAGGCGGTTATAACCAGGATCCACAGGAAGAGGCTGCCTGAGGAGGCTAGGCAGTTATGACCTCACATCCATCCTCTGTCACGATGAGCGAGTGCTCGGCTTGGGCGACGGGCCTGCGGCTCCTCTCCAGGAGCTGAGGGTATGAGTATATACATCTAGAGTCCACAAGTTCCATGAAGGCCTTCTCCCCCTCTTGACCCTGGAACCGCCTTGAGATCCACCTATGGGCGAAGGGGAGGGTTCTATACTCCGACTGGATGATCCTGAGCATCTCCCTGGCCATCTCCCCGCTCAGGGACCTCTTCTTCTTGAATATGTAAATGTTTCCTGGCGGCCCATCAACAACCTCACCAGATGCCTCTGGGAGGGTTGCGAAGGGCTCAACAGCGTAGAGGTCTCCAGCCCTGAGCCTGTGGAGGTGGGGCGAGGCCACATTGGGGATCGCCTCACCAGCATGTACTATGTAGCGGGCCATCCTATGCCCTGTCAGGTTCCTTACTGGAACTGCTCCCCTCCTCCTCATGGCTCGCTCTATAACGGATCCGATCTCGGAGGCCCTCACTCCCGCCCTTATCCTCCTTATCGCCTCCTCTAAGGCCTCCTCAGCGGCCTCAATCAGCACTTCATATCTAGGATCCAAGCAGACTGTTGTTGCTGTATCAGCTATATATCCATCGATGTGGACTCCAAGGTCGACCTTCACTAGGCTCCCCTCGGGCACGGTCATTTGGTCTTGGGGCGGAGATGTGTAGTGGGCGGCCACATGATCGATATCGACGTTGCAGGGGAAGGCTGGCTGCCCTCCAAGTTCCCTGATCCAACACTCTACATCCTCACAGATCTGGATGACCTTCACCCCAGCCTCGATTCGGCTCCGAATCCTCTCCCTGACCTTGGAGGCGATGCGCCCAGCTCTCCTGATGGCGTCTAACGGATCCATCAAAGGTCTCTCTCCGCCCCCGAACTCCTCGTGGTCGGCCTAGGCTACTTTACTACGAGGATGGGCTTTGTGCAGGAGTCCACCACCCTCCTGCTCGTGCTCCCCAACACCCAGCCCATTATCCCTCCTAACCCCCTGCTCCCAACCACTATGAGGTCCACTCCCTCCTTATCCGCCGTCTCCACGATGGTTGAGGATGGCCTCCCCTCCTTGAGGATCCCATCCACCCTTATCTCGGGGTGCGCCTCCTTAACAGCCCTGACTGCATCCTCCAGCACCTTCTCGTAGGCTGCCTTCGCCCTATCTCGATATCTATCCATCTCGGAGTAGAGGGTTGCTGGAACGGTTCCAACGCCCTCATTCGGGAATACTGGAAGGATCACCTTCGGGACTACAGCTAGGATCTTTAGTTCGGCCCCCCACTTCACGGAAAACTCGGCGGCGTACTTCAATGCCCTGTTAGATGGCTCAGAACCATCGACTGCGACGAGGATCTTCCTAAACATCTTCTCCAAGATATTCGGAGGTTGAAAGGCTATTTAATTC
This is a stretch of genomic DNA from Candidatus Bathyarchaeota archaeon. It encodes these proteins:
- a CDS encoding DUF86 domain-containing protein, with amino-acid sequence MDREASHPESLTSRLASAARLRNLLVHRYWTIMDERVYESVKKGLKDFEEFISQIRRFQGG
- a CDS encoding aldehyde ferredoxin oxidoreductase, translating into MMGYAGNFLEVDLTEGSVKETSFSDEVLRDYIGGRGLAAKILWDRIGERWEEIDPFSPDNILLVLTGPLTGFIPGTKVCISGKSPQSNGMIGSTIAGEFGVDLKCAGYDGLIITGRAERPSYILVCDGQIEIRDATSIWGKGGRETLKHLVKRSVEDIKRLRPNYGEVKEPSILYIGPAGENRTRVAAVVSKYAHGAGYGGYGGVMGSKNLKAIVVKGFGPLPEAHDMEKAIQLFDEFSRRNFEIEDFRRWGTGRGGYHFGAETSSEPIRNWQEEWHNVESFKGEEFDKYWVKRYWGDFGCPVTCLKLSVIRSGKFAGAICDNPDYEFEAYMGTNLGIFRPEDNIYISYIANDLGLCGIQGGAVLGFAAELYQRGILTREELGGLELSWGNTEAFTSLAEKVARREGIGGILAEGVYRAALKLSQIKGVNLLQYAVHEKGVAIGAHGIRSGEDFAKNISYACSVQAGDHTSLASIREYGSGEASSILSDSATCCTFTTFDIEVEEILQLYEAVTGFRLTREEWYEEKALRILQIQRAMLLIGGPDINWRPGIDDENPPRFWEPLPSGPYKGKTVDRNQFEREKQEYYKLVGWDERGVPKPETLRKLGLESVENKLRNTKIID
- a CDS encoding universal stress protein, which encodes MEKMFRKILVAVDGSEPSNRALKYAAEFSVKWGAELKILAVVPKVILPVFPNEGVGTVPATLYSEMDRYRDRAKAAYEKVLEDAVRAVKEAHPEIRVDGILKEGRPSSTIVETADKEGVDLIVVGSRGLGGIMGWVLGSTSRRVVDSCTKPILVVK
- a CDS encoding transcriptional regulator, which translates into the protein MMDDRVLGAGILVGSIVGIGVYFWLVFLSPWAQLVIQASAFVAVAAILLIMAWIGYTLATTPPPKPIEEIEKELEGLGEAEAEEKGEVEGEEKKEE
- a CDS encoding 4Fe-4S dicluster domain-containing protein, with product MVGARRIWIERDYESCSGCRRCEIACSLYHEGRVWPEASRVRVFMLIPGVEIPHLCFQCEDYPCVNACPSGALSADAETGAVRVDASRCTSCGVCITACPGRVPHLHPRKDHIVICDLCDGDPRCVEACRMGRWNALRAVPRVEGFSYRLYAKTPEILTSAVARRLFGEEIAREVEG
- the map gene encoding type II methionyl aminopeptidase — translated: MDPLDAIRRAGRIASKVRERIRSRIEAGVKVIQICEDVECWIRELGGQPAFPCNVDIDHVAAHYTSPPQDQMTVPEGSLVKVDLGVHIDGYIADTATTVCLDPRYEVLIEAAEEALEEAIRRIRAGVRASEIGSVIERAMRRRGAVPVRNLTGHRMARYIVHAGEAIPNVASPHLHRLRAGDLYAVEPFATLPEASGEVVDGPPGNIYIFKKKRSLSGEMAREMLRIIQSEYRTLPFAHRWISRRFQGQEGEKAFMELVDSRCIYSYPQLLERSRRPVAQAEHSLIVTEDGCEVITA
- a CDS encoding DUF1512 domain-containing protein, with the translated sequence MVRVISSAGQLFQPQTELGTIIQVIISIAFITYIFYAQRIQSLTMLRQIEGTLRRVKAIRDEGRRISIETIKEVGKPPSDPTPQVERLLESFFISPTDLDPAGIVWKLEQLLNVRERKFRADVRAIAPNASESEAHNIENLLEASQALNVFYKVIRHYYLLGRKTMNIYIIMQIHMILPLVMREVEAFSSAIQAFQQGMPIGDGVGALTAAKMMYGHPYKEVAEDFIAAEVPMDGRELIVIKATGPGGNVGKPAEAIEAILRERKGEVKAIVMIDAAAKLEGEQTGEVAEGVGAAIGGIGVEKFKIEEAAKAYNVPLYAVAIKVDITDVVAPMREELFEATDRAVEAVKRIISERTSEGDVVIVAGIGNTVGIAQ
- a CDS encoding DUF1614 domain-containing protein, translating into METDGPRLIFRPISITYFLLMLGWTLILLPLFISMEVVLSKALGLPLTLTFTLFLLSLLGSHINIPIKEIVSIEPLVALRRVSFFGVSWVIPEFARRRRRTILSINLGGAVIPLITSTYLLLITIPSREPDPPITYIKILIALLMVTTVTNRVAKPIKGLGIAVPTFIPPLTTALTSIILYSISAKSNPFIMAYVSGTVGTLLGADLLNLDKIPKLGAPIVSVGGAGIFDGIYLTGIISTILVLILI